A single window of uncultured Sunxiuqinia sp. DNA harbors:
- a CDS encoding nuclease-related domain-containing protein: MKYSERVYRKLISEDATIMFIADKFGKKIIMKVPSSTARAMLNGCKVELIIGRDDHISPSIIHSGLKIYDDPVNFIYLTGAHIHPNENKSLKDIMECGECYVELYNEFSICVANTRIYFNKNIREEILNLLGNLKNLYSGIFDDFVTSSLDSFDYTIDKRRKFKKPYDIKIHFSECVFDKWQTMTNHFIGLHEHNEIKLDDLDEGSVLEKQAWTSIEELFNFDIYKNPFFKTPDGNKELTDILAFYQYGIFLLETKALAILSLEKEKSTEKKVASIKKQIRKGIKQLVGAKKNIEKGVEIYSPQGNLIEFERNIVPHCIVLISELIVIGDWTDIENEILETMRKESILLHVMDLREFMKYVKYCNRQKEILDVNLIERIKIFVKTKNIHIRIQLENK; encoded by the coding sequence ATGAAATATTCAGAAAGAGTATATAGAAAATTGATAAGCGAAGATGCCACAATAATGTTCATTGCTGACAAGTTCGGGAAAAAAATTATTATGAAGGTGCCATCTAGCACAGCCAGAGCGATGCTGAATGGTTGTAAAGTTGAACTAATTATCGGGAGAGATGACCATATTTCTCCTTCGATTATTCATTCTGGACTAAAAATCTATGACGACCCCGTGAATTTTATTTACTTAACAGGAGCGCATATCCATCCCAATGAGAATAAATCATTAAAGGACATAATGGAATGCGGAGAGTGTTACGTAGAGCTTTACAATGAATTCTCAATATGCGTTGCAAATACTCGAATTTATTTTAATAAAAATATAAGAGAAGAAATTTTGAATCTGTTAGGTAACTTAAAAAACCTATACTCCGGTATATTTGATGATTTCGTCACTTCTTCTCTTGATTCATTTGACTACACAATTGATAAAAGAAGAAAGTTCAAAAAACCTTATGATATCAAAATCCATTTTTCCGAGTGCGTTTTTGACAAATGGCAGACAATGACAAACCACTTCATTGGGCTTCATGAACACAATGAAATAAAATTGGACGATTTAGATGAAGGAAGCGTACTTGAAAAACAAGCTTGGACTTCGATAGAGGAATTATTCAATTTTGATATTTATAAAAATCCATTTTTTAAAACACCAGACGGGAATAAGGAGTTAACAGATATTCTAGCATTTTATCAATACGGAATTTTTTTACTTGAAACTAAAGCATTAGCAATTTTATCTTTAGAAAAAGAAAAGAGTACAGAGAAAAAAGTTGCCAGCATTAAAAAGCAAATTAGAAAGGGAATAAAACAGCTAGTTGGAGCTAAAAAAAATATTGAAAAAGGTGTTGAGATATATTCTCCACAAGGAAACTTAATAGAATTTGAAAGAAATATTGTTCCACATTGTATTGTACTGATATCAGAACTAATTGTAATTGGTGATTGGACCGACATCGAGAATGAGATTTTAGAAACAATGAGAAAAGAAAGTATTTTGCTACATGTAATGGACTTAAGAGAGTTTATGAAATATGTAAAATACTGCAACCGACAGAAAGAAATCTTAGATGTCAATCTGATAGAGCGAATAAAAATATTTGTAAAAACTAAAAATATTCATATCAGAATACAACTTGAAAACAAATAA